One window of the Natronomonas marina genome contains the following:
- a CDS encoding DUF7095 family protein yields MSLSRETAVARLREIVETVSTERTAVPVREVWVYGDVVLGVDPVDRLDVYLTKDLLFKDAPDREPEFEERLGVEGVGKTVSAAWAEEHPDCVRATANGHAAPEKCLAAHLLEPDEPIHLEVCNTGFENNVTQRLEGARAREDYTQLLDPRAACLWVDDGDEDGTTSEGAFRKLAEGEFVFPTLSDSLEMLGMGEDEADEAAAELRAYHEEQDGVTVRGDVV; encoded by the coding sequence ATGAGCCTCAGTCGCGAGACGGCCGTCGCCCGCCTTCGGGAGATAGTCGAGACGGTCTCGACCGAGCGAACGGCCGTGCCGGTCCGGGAGGTGTGGGTCTACGGCGACGTCGTGCTCGGGGTCGACCCCGTCGATCGGCTCGACGTCTACCTCACGAAGGACCTGCTGTTCAAGGACGCCCCCGACCGGGAACCGGAGTTCGAGGAACGGCTCGGCGTCGAGGGAGTCGGCAAGACGGTGTCGGCGGCGTGGGCCGAGGAGCACCCCGACTGCGTCCGGGCCACCGCGAACGGCCACGCCGCCCCCGAGAAGTGTCTCGCCGCCCACCTGCTGGAACCGGACGAGCCGATTCACCTCGAGGTGTGCAACACCGGCTTTGAGAACAACGTCACCCAGCGACTCGAGGGCGCCCGCGCCCGCGAGGACTACACCCAGCTACTCGACCCCCGGGCGGCGTGTCTGTGGGTCGACGACGGCGACGAGGACGGCACGACGAGCGAGGGGGCCTTCCGGAAACTCGCCGAGGGGGAGTTCGTCTTCCCGACGCTGTCGGATTCCCTGGAGATGCTCGGCATGGGGGAGGACGAGGCCGACGAGGCGGCCGCGGAGCTACGGGCGTATCACGAGGAACAGGACGGCGTCACCGTCCGCGGTGACGTGGTGTAG
- a CDS encoding ZIP family metal transporter has protein sequence MTLHANLAVVFLAGLATALATGLGALPFFFFEEIGDRWNVVLWGFASGIMLSASVFGLLVEGLAEGTPLELLVGVASGVVLVVVAHDVLLNVDVDPRQYEEADFRKLLLILGVLTVHSFPEGVAVGVSFADLNLGTGPALLGFTVPVLAIFMTVAISIHNVPEGTAIAIPLRAMDVPEPRMVWWAVFSSLPQPVGAVIAFAFVRLAREFLPYGFGFAAGAMIYLVLSEFVPEALSTGAGLPRGGRPELVGGLVAGVLLMVPLLFV, from the coding sequence GTGACGCTGCACGCGAACCTCGCCGTGGTGTTTCTGGCCGGTCTCGCCACGGCGCTCGCGACCGGTCTCGGCGCACTTCCCTTCTTCTTTTTCGAGGAGATAGGCGACCGGTGGAACGTGGTGCTTTGGGGGTTCGCTTCCGGCATCATGCTGTCGGCGTCGGTCTTCGGTCTCCTCGTGGAGGGGCTGGCCGAGGGGACGCCCCTCGAACTCCTGGTGGGGGTCGCGAGCGGCGTCGTCCTCGTCGTCGTCGCCCACGACGTCCTCCTGAACGTCGACGTCGACCCCCGACAGTACGAGGAGGCCGACTTCCGGAAACTGCTGCTCATCCTGGGCGTGCTGACGGTCCACAGTTTCCCCGAGGGTGTCGCCGTCGGCGTCTCGTTTGCGGACCTGAACCTCGGCACGGGTCCCGCGCTGCTCGGGTTCACCGTCCCCGTGCTGGCGATATTCATGACCGTCGCCATCTCCATCCACAATGTCCCAGAGGGGACCGCCATCGCCATCCCGCTGCGGGCGATGGACGTCCCCGAACCGCGGATGGTCTGGTGGGCGGTCTTTTCGAGTCTGCCCCAGCCGGTCGGTGCCGTCATTGCGTTTGCCTTCGTCCGGCTGGCCCGCGAGTTCCTCCCGTACGGCTTCGGCTTCGCGGCCGGCGCGATGATCTACCTCGTCCTCTCGGAGTTCGTCCCCGAGGCGCTTTCGACCGGCGCCGGTCTCCCGCGGGGCGGCCGCCCGGAACTCGTCGGCGGTCTCGTCGCCGGCGTCCTGCTCATGGTTCCGCTGCTTTTCGTCTGA
- a CDS encoding LURP-one-related/scramblase family protein, with protein MAATDSIDISGIDLTDDAYTVEQSLVRNKYKAMDAAGNVVLRGKQKMFKMKEEFPFTDGDGNDIFSVKAGGIIDVAGNYVLSDAQTGEDLVVLDNDYSIFQDTWKIRDADTEAKLAQIDSRGALVTLARHYLPFGALIPHKYEITDANGGHVGNIEGQMSMRDRYEITVDDASNVPKEAVIAAAMVIDAIQGN; from the coding sequence ATGGCCGCGACCGACTCCATCGACATCAGCGGTATCGACCTCACCGACGACGCCTACACCGTCGAACAGAGCCTCGTCCGGAACAAGTACAAGGCGATGGACGCCGCCGGGAACGTCGTCCTCCGGGGCAAACAGAAGATGTTCAAGATGAAGGAGGAGTTCCCGTTCACCGACGGCGACGGTAACGACATCTTCTCGGTGAAGGCCGGCGGCATCATCGATGTCGCGGGCAACTACGTCCTCTCGGACGCCCAGACCGGCGAGGACCTCGTCGTCCTCGACAACGACTACTCCATCTTCCAGGACACCTGGAAGATACGGGACGCCGACACCGAGGCAAAACTCGCACAGATCGACTCCCGGGGCGCGCTGGTGACGCTGGCGCGGCACTACCTCCCGTTCGGCGCCCTCATCCCGCACAAGTACGAGATAACCGACGCCAACGGCGGCCACGTCGGCAACATCGAGGGCCAGATGTCCATGCGTGACCGCTACGAAATAACCGTCGACGACGCCAGCAACGTCCCGAAGGAGGCCGTCATCGCGGCGGCAATGGTCATCGACGCGATTCAGGGCAACTGA
- a CDS encoding DUF7511 domain-containing protein — translation MTDSKPCAGPGPTHDGGYPPVLEVLADTDHAPTEYTFVPRSAGETERMTTWMTARADAVADLERWR, via the coding sequence ATGACGGACTCGAAGCCCTGTGCCGGTCCCGGCCCGACGCACGACGGCGGCTACCCGCCGGTCCTGGAGGTGCTGGCCGACACCGACCACGCGCCCACGGAGTACACCTTCGTTCCCCGGTCGGCGGGTGAGACCGAACGGATGACGACCTGGATGACGGCGCGTGCCGACGCCGTCGCCGACCTCGAACGCTGGCGGTGA
- a CDS encoding AI-2E family transporter encodes MNRSQASLLLLIAVLSAVAFLVVLPFVEYVAAAAILAYVLHPIHVRFRRHVPARLSAVAVISLSLIALVAPVAYVLYVFVETLRDIARGETGLDVETVEARILDLTGIEVQLSDLLSTGAQRLFEVLFDGVGGLVAGATKALMGVALMTFLLYYLLLEAPAFLAWLRDLVPLPERVTDSLFERLGATTWGVVVGHISVAIGQAILAGVGLWLAGVPSPVFWTFVMAVLALLPLIGAFLVWGPASLYLVAVGDLTAGVVLAAYSLTVVSLFDNYARPIFINRQARLNPAVILVGVVGGIYAIGFTGLFIGPIVVGALAATLETFRTEFEAL; translated from the coding sequence ATGAACCGGAGTCAGGCCTCGCTCCTCCTTTTGATCGCCGTCCTCTCGGCGGTCGCGTTCCTCGTCGTCCTGCCGTTCGTCGAGTACGTCGCCGCCGCAGCCATTCTGGCGTACGTCCTCCACCCGATTCACGTTCGGTTCCGACGGCACGTCCCGGCTCGGCTGTCGGCGGTCGCCGTCATCTCGCTGTCGCTGATCGCACTCGTCGCCCCGGTCGCCTACGTGCTGTACGTGTTCGTCGAGACCCTCCGGGACATCGCCCGGGGCGAGACCGGACTCGACGTCGAGACGGTCGAGGCCCGGATTCTGGACCTGACGGGGATCGAGGTGCAACTGTCCGACCTCCTCTCGACCGGCGCCCAGCGACTGTTCGAGGTGCTCTTCGACGGGGTCGGCGGTCTCGTCGCCGGAGCGACGAAGGCGCTGATGGGCGTCGCGCTGATGACGTTTTTGCTGTACTACCTCCTGCTGGAGGCCCCGGCGTTTCTCGCGTGGCTCCGGGACCTGGTTCCGCTCCCCGAGCGGGTCACCGACAGCCTGTTCGAACGCCTCGGCGCGACGACCTGGGGCGTCGTCGTCGGTCACATCTCCGTCGCCATCGGCCAGGCGATACTCGCCGGCGTCGGCCTGTGGCTCGCCGGCGTCCCCTCGCCGGTCTTCTGGACGTTCGTCATGGCCGTCCTCGCGTTGCTCCCGCTCATCGGCGCGTTCCTGGTGTGGGGACCGGCGTCGCTGTACCTGGTCGCCGTCGGGGACCTCACCGCCGGGGTCGTGCTGGCGGCGTACAGCCTGACGGTGGTGAGCCTCTTCGACAATTACGCGCGCCCGATATTCATCAACCGACAGGCCCGCCTGAACCCGGCAGTCATCCTCGTGGGCGTGGTGGGCGGCATCTACGCCATCGGCTTCACCGGGCTGTTCATCGGTCCCATCGTCGTCGGCGCGCTCGCGGCGACGCTGGAGACGTTCCGCACCGAGTTCGAGGCGCTCTGA
- a CDS encoding cytochrome oxidase gives MSADTERTLGHDDFDPVGTVVLILIYFLILVGMWTFTYFIEFLGNGPTVIG, from the coding sequence ATGTCCGCGGACACCGAACGAACGCTCGGGCACGACGACTTCGACCCGGTGGGGACGGTCGTTCTCATCCTCATTTACTTCCTGATACTGGTGGGGATGTGGACGTTCACCTACTTCATCGAGTTCCTCGGCAACGGGCCGACGGTGATAGGATGA
- a CDS encoding AAA family ATPase, whose amino-acid sequence MVEAFAVASGKGGTGKTTSTLALGMALAEEYDVTVVDADTGMANLLFHAGLADVETTLHDVLVEGGAPVEEATYDRFGMRVVPCGTSLSAFEAADHERLRDAVATLAADTDVLLLDSPATLSSKSAVLPIVLADRVVVVLQPTIPAISDGLKVQEYALSYGSDVAGTLFNRVQSDIETVRERADSYFEGPLLATVPESDVVREARSAGEPLLAYAPDSAAAAAYREAAARLNPRDGDSGDVAERFRAAVIPDPP is encoded by the coding sequence ATGGTCGAGGCGTTCGCGGTGGCGTCCGGGAAGGGCGGAACCGGAAAGACCACCAGCACGCTCGCGCTCGGGATGGCGCTGGCCGAGGAGTACGACGTGACGGTCGTCGACGCCGACACGGGGATGGCGAACCTGCTGTTTCACGCCGGCCTGGCCGACGTCGAAACCACGCTGCACGACGTCCTCGTCGAGGGCGGCGCTCCCGTCGAGGAGGCGACCTACGACCGCTTCGGGATGCGGGTCGTCCCCTGTGGTACGTCGCTGTCGGCGTTCGAGGCCGCCGACCACGAACGGCTCCGGGACGCCGTGGCGACGCTGGCGGCCGACACCGACGTGCTCCTCTTGGACTCACCGGCGACGCTCTCCTCGAAGAGCGCCGTGCTCCCCATCGTGCTGGCCGACCGGGTCGTGGTCGTCCTCCAGCCGACCATCCCGGCCATCTCGGACGGGCTGAAGGTCCAGGAGTACGCCCTCTCGTACGGCTCCGACGTCGCGGGCACACTGTTCAACCGGGTCCAGAGCGACATCGAGACGGTCCGCGAGCGGGCCGACAGCTACTTCGAGGGACCGCTGCTGGCGACGGTGCCCGAGAGCGACGTCGTCCGGGAGGCCCGCTCGGCGGGCGAACCGCTCCTGGCGTACGCCCCCGATTCGGCGGCCGCGGCCGCCTACCGCGAGGCGGCCGCTCGCCTGAATCCTCGGGACGGCGACTCCGGCGACGTCGCCGAGCGGTTCCGGGCCGCCGTCATCCCCGACCCACCATGA
- a CDS encoding HD domain-containing protein, which yields MPSGLGPLARELSVPYYEDAYSAHDVFHAMRVRDVALRLADRHPDSVDRGVVAAAAWLHDIGRPLERVGDIDDHDEWAADEATALLDDADVTPGRIAAVEHCLRAHSIRASSPEPETVEAKLLFDADKLDATGAVGLVRLACIVGERSGRTGDQYAVIDDASRFDGPGPDLPDIGLLREWARERLDALHTAPGRRLGEARWEFMTDFFAQFTRETGATES from the coding sequence ATGCCCTCCGGATTAGGCCCCCTCGCCCGCGAGCTATCGGTCCCGTACTACGAGGACGCCTACTCTGCACACGACGTCTTCCACGCGATGCGGGTGCGCGATGTCGCGCTCCGGCTCGCCGATCGCCACCCCGATAGCGTCGACCGGGGCGTGGTTGCCGCAGCAGCGTGGCTGCACGACATCGGTCGGCCGCTTGAACGCGTCGGGGATATCGACGACCACGACGAGTGGGCGGCCGACGAAGCCACAGCCCTGCTCGACGACGCGGACGTGACGCCCGGACGGATTGCAGCCGTCGAGCACTGCCTGCGGGCACACAGCATCCGAGCGAGTTCACCCGAGCCGGAGACGGTCGAGGCGAAACTGCTCTTCGATGCCGATAAGCTCGACGCGACCGGGGCGGTCGGGCTCGTCCGGCTGGCGTGTATCGTCGGGGAGCGGTCGGGACGCACCGGCGACCAGTACGCAGTTATCGACGACGCCAGTAGGTTCGACGGTCCCGGCCCCGACCTGCCGGACATCGGCCTCCTGCGCGAGTGGGCGCGTGAGCGCCTGGACGCGCTACACACCGCTCCGGGACGACGCCTCGGGGAGGCCCGGTGGGAGTTCATGACGGATTTCTTCGCCCAGTTCACGCGCGAGACCGGGGCTACCGAGAGCTGA
- a CDS encoding universal stress protein: MYDRLLLPTDMSAGVDRAIEHALDAARRYDAELHVLYVVDAEAYSSYPGDEYVHEFEGLEKALEQAGREAVEEITAAAVEAGVPHEAVVRHGVPHEEILDYAEEADVGLMVIGSKNRPGEYRRLLGSVAERVVHMADRPVTVVKTPVEA; encoded by the coding sequence ATGTACGACCGACTGCTCCTTCCGACGGACATGAGCGCCGGCGTCGACAGGGCCATCGAACACGCCCTCGACGCGGCGCGCCGGTACGACGCCGAACTCCACGTCCTCTACGTCGTCGACGCGGAGGCGTACAGTTCCTACCCCGGCGACGAGTACGTCCACGAGTTCGAGGGCCTGGAGAAGGCACTCGAACAGGCCGGACGGGAAGCCGTCGAGGAAATCACGGCCGCAGCAGTCGAGGCGGGCGTCCCCCACGAGGCCGTCGTCAGACACGGCGTCCCCCACGAGGAGATCCTCGACTACGCCGAGGAAGCCGACGTCGGACTGATGGTCATCGGCTCGAAGAACCGCCCCGGCGAGTACCGCCGACTGCTCGGTAGCGTCGCCGAACGCGTCGTCCACATGGCCGACCGGCCGGTCACCGTCGTGAAGACTCCCGTCGAGGCGTGA
- a CDS encoding cytochrome-ba3 oxidase subunit — MELTPRRGALVALLALVPVGVFAVASGEPVVAVALVNVLLIFGSLYVALSPVTGGGHGTAA, encoded by the coding sequence ATGGAACTGACACCGCGCCGCGGCGCACTGGTCGCGCTCCTCGCGCTCGTTCCGGTGGGGGTCTTCGCGGTCGCAAGCGGCGAGCCGGTCGTCGCCGTCGCCCTCGTGAACGTCCTGCTCATCTTCGGCTCGCTGTACGTCGCGCTCTCGCCGGTCACCGGGGGCGGACACGGGACAGCGGCCTGA
- a CDS encoding universal stress protein, which yields MYERILFPTDGSEGAEAALEHAIDHAVTYDAALHVLYVVEENVPVLEAGDVTLLDALEAEGERILEAASERATAAGVGTVQATVGGGSPYRTILEYAEDNDIDLIVMGTHGRRGIDRFLLGSVTEKVVRTADCPVVTVRRHETEE from the coding sequence ATGTACGAACGTATCCTGTTCCCGACCGACGGAAGCGAGGGTGCCGAGGCGGCACTCGAACACGCAATCGACCACGCGGTCACCTACGACGCCGCGTTGCACGTCCTCTACGTGGTCGAGGAGAACGTCCCGGTCCTGGAGGCGGGCGACGTGACCCTCCTCGACGCGCTCGAGGCCGAGGGCGAGCGGATACTCGAGGCGGCCAGCGAACGGGCGACGGCCGCCGGCGTCGGAACCGTCCAGGCGACGGTCGGCGGCGGGTCGCCCTATCGGACGATACTCGAGTACGCCGAGGACAACGACATCGACCTCATCGTGATGGGGACCCACGGCCGGCGGGGAATCGACCGGTTTCTACTGGGCAGCGTCACCGAGAAGGTCGTCCGGACAGCCGACTGCCCGGTCGTGACCGTCCGGCGCCACGAAACCGAGGAGTGA
- a CDS encoding heavy metal translocating P-type ATPase, translating to MSCRLCDLPTPDPPVTDPGVDGAFCCRGCLEVQRRLGDEAGSAVEGDDGATGSEPVPEGHEQAFLGVEGMHCSSCEVFLEDRGSDLDGVDAVEASYATELLRVVYEPDRVDAEDLPDRLSGYGYDVHDPEETADEGDDVVVRFLVGGGFFGMMAMLWYVLFLYPTYFGYAPVVDFGGFGFLYVGANIWLFASVVLFYTGWPLLRGAYVGLRSGRPNTDLLVSLAAVGAYAYSTVALLLGRTELYFDVTIAVVLVVTAGTYYESRVKRRAGDLLEELTRLRVEEATRYPGGDVVDVSAVEAGEELLVRAGDRVPVDGTVVEGSAAVDEGLVTGESLPRRKGPGDDVRGGTVVTDAPVVVRAGEAAASTLDRIVESLWRIQSTRPGAQRLADRLATVFVPLVALVATATTAVLLVTGAAPAEALLTGLTVLIVSCPCALGLATPLAVAAGTRAAAARNVVVATPALFEAAPDADVVVFDKTGTLTTGEMAVTDVETDGDARSLLARAAALERYSSHPVAAAVVEAADETVEATAVEAYDRGVAGRVEGDPVLIGHPSLFAERGWTVPAPVADSAEEIRRDGAVPVVVGWAGEAAGVLAVGDETRPAWPVVAEAFADREVVVLTGDEGAAADRLREEPAVDEVFDGVKPAAKAETVRRLRERGTVAMVGDGSNDAPALAAADVGVALAGGTRLATEAADAVVVDDDLRSVPATFDLASATNRRIKTNLAWAFGYNAVAIPLAALGLLNPLFAAVAMASSSLLVVVNSSRRLA from the coding sequence ATGTCCTGTAGGCTGTGTGACCTCCCGACGCCCGACCCGCCCGTGACCGACCCCGGAGTCGACGGGGCGTTCTGCTGCCGGGGGTGTCTGGAGGTCCAGCGCCGTCTCGGCGACGAGGCAGGGTCGGCCGTCGAGGGCGACGACGGAGCCACCGGGAGCGAACCGGTCCCCGAGGGCCACGAGCAGGCGTTCCTCGGCGTCGAGGGGATGCACTGTTCCAGCTGTGAGGTGTTCCTGGAGGACCGCGGGTCCGACCTCGACGGCGTCGACGCGGTCGAGGCCAGTTACGCGACGGAACTGCTCCGCGTCGTCTACGAACCCGACCGTGTCGACGCCGAGGACCTCCCCGACCGGCTCTCGGGGTACGGCTACGACGTCCACGACCCCGAGGAGACGGCCGACGAGGGCGACGATGTCGTGGTCCGCTTTCTCGTCGGCGGCGGCTTCTTCGGCATGATGGCGATGCTGTGGTACGTCCTCTTCCTCTATCCGACGTACTTCGGGTACGCCCCCGTCGTCGATTTCGGCGGCTTCGGGTTCCTCTACGTCGGCGCGAACATCTGGCTGTTCGCCTCCGTCGTCCTGTTCTACACCGGGTGGCCGCTGTTGCGGGGCGCCTACGTCGGTCTCCGGTCGGGCCGCCCGAACACGGACCTCCTCGTCTCGCTGGCGGCCGTCGGCGCCTACGCCTACAGCACCGTGGCGTTGCTCCTCGGACGGACGGAACTGTACTTCGACGTGACCATCGCCGTGGTGCTCGTCGTGACCGCGGGCACCTACTACGAGTCCCGCGTCAAGCGGCGGGCCGGCGACCTGCTGGAGGAACTGACCCGACTCCGCGTCGAGGAGGCGACGCGGTACCCGGGCGGCGACGTGGTTGACGTCTCGGCCGTCGAGGCGGGCGAGGAACTGCTGGTCCGGGCCGGCGACCGCGTCCCCGTCGACGGGACGGTCGTCGAGGGGTCGGCCGCCGTCGACGAGGGGCTGGTGACCGGCGAGTCGCTACCGCGCCGCAAGGGACCCGGCGACGACGTCCGGGGCGGGACTGTCGTGACGGACGCGCCCGTCGTCGTCCGGGCCGGCGAGGCGGCCGCGAGCACCCTCGACCGCATCGTCGAGTCGCTGTGGCGGATACAGAGCACCCGCCCGGGCGCCCAGCGACTGGCCGACCGTCTCGCGACGGTCTTCGTCCCGCTGGTCGCGCTGGTCGCAACCGCGACGACGGCGGTCCTGCTCGTGACCGGCGCCGCGCCCGCCGAGGCACTCCTGACCGGGCTGACGGTACTGATCGTCTCCTGTCCCTGCGCGCTGGGGCTTGCGACGCCGCTGGCCGTGGCCGCCGGTACCCGGGCGGCCGCGGCGCGGAACGTCGTCGTCGCCACGCCGGCGCTGTTCGAGGCCGCTCCCGACGCCGACGTGGTCGTCTTCGACAAGACAGGGACGCTGACGACGGGCGAGATGGCGGTGACCGACGTGGAGACCGATGGCGACGCCCGGAGCCTCCTGGCGCGGGCCGCCGCCCTCGAGCGGTACTCCTCGCACCCGGTCGCGGCGGCCGTCGTCGAGGCTGCCGACGAAACTGTCGAGGCGACGGCCGTCGAAGCGTACGACCGCGGCGTCGCCGGACGGGTCGAGGGCGACCCCGTCCTGATCGGCCACCCGTCGCTGTTCGCCGAGCGGGGCTGGACCGTCCCCGCGCCGGTCGCCGACAGCGCCGAGGAGATACGCCGCGACGGTGCGGTCCCGGTCGTCGTCGGGTGGGCGGGCGAGGCGGCGGGCGTCCTCGCGGTCGGGGACGAGACGCGACCGGCGTGGCCGGTGGTCGCCGAGGCGTTCGCCGACCGCGAGGTGGTCGTGCTGACGGGCGACGAGGGGGCCGCCGCCGACCGTCTCCGCGAGGAACCGGCCGTCGACGAGGTCTTCGACGGCGTCAAGCCGGCCGCGAAGGCCGAGACCGTCCGACGCCTCCGGGAGCGCGGGACGGTGGCGATGGTCGGCGACGGCAGCAACGACGCGCCGGCGCTGGCGGCCGCCGATGTCGGGGTCGCGCTGGCCGGCGGGACGCGGCTGGCGACGGAGGCCGCCGACGCCGTCGTCGTCGACGACGACCTCCGGTCGGTCCCGGCGACCTTCGACCTCGCGTCGGCGACGAATCGGCGGATAAAGACCAACCTGGCGTGGGCGTTCGGCTACAACGCCGTCGCCATCCCGCTGGCGGCGCTCGGGCTGTTGAACCCGCTGTTCGCGGCCGTCGCAATGGCCTCCAGCAGCCTGCTGGTGGTTGTGAACTCCTCGCGGCGGCTGGCGTGA
- a CDS encoding sulfite exporter TauE/SafE family protein, with product MVVQSVVGADLAVFLVVGLLAGAHCLGMCGPLVTLYARRIDATAADGGRRPGHVTPRAVRQHALFNLGRAGSYATIGAAAGLLGAVVFDSAAGFGGVGDGLRGGVGVFVGLCIVAVGVSYLLGGAGGLHRLVPDGAPLGRVVAAATDRLDRLAAGPGIVVLGALHGLFPCPIIYPAYLYAFAVGDPLRGGLSLLVLGIGTIPTLFAYGTVLDAVDAGQRRRLNRALGGAFVVLGYVLLAHGLMLFGVDVPHPSLPHRPLGDVL from the coding sequence ATGGTCGTCCAGAGCGTCGTCGGGGCCGACCTCGCCGTCTTCCTCGTCGTCGGGCTACTGGCCGGTGCCCACTGTCTCGGGATGTGCGGGCCGCTGGTGACGCTGTACGCCCGGCGGATCGACGCGACGGCGGCCGACGGCGGCCGCCGCCCCGGCCACGTCACCCCGCGGGCGGTCCGACAGCACGCCCTGTTCAATCTCGGCCGGGCCGGCAGTTACGCGACGATCGGCGCCGCCGCGGGCCTGCTCGGGGCCGTCGTCTTCGACTCCGCGGCCGGGTTCGGCGGCGTCGGCGACGGCCTCCGGGGCGGCGTCGGCGTCTTCGTCGGCCTGTGCATCGTCGCCGTCGGCGTCTCGTACCTGCTCGGCGGTGCGGGCGGGCTCCACCGACTCGTCCCCGACGGGGCACCGCTGGGACGGGTCGTCGCGGCCGCGACCGACCGCCTCGACCGGCTGGCGGCCGGTCCCGGCATCGTCGTCCTCGGGGCGCTGCACGGGCTCTTCCCGTGTCCCATCATCTACCCGGCGTACCTGTACGCGTTCGCCGTCGGCGACCCTCTTCGCGGCGGACTCTCGCTGCTCGTCCTCGGCATCGGGACGATACCGACGCTTTTCGCCTACGGGACCGTTCTCGACGCCGTCGACGCCGGCCAGCGCCGCCGGCTCAACCGGGCGCTCGGCGGGGCCTTCGTCGTGCTCGGCTACGTCCTGCTGGCGCACGGCCTGATGCTGTTCGGCGTCGACGTACCGCACCCCTCACTACCCCACCGACCCCTCGGCGATGTCCTGTAG